One window from the genome of Epinephelus fuscoguttatus linkage group LG3, E.fuscoguttatus.final_Chr_v1 encodes:
- the LOC125885461 gene encoding serine hydrolase-like protein isoform X1, with amino-acid sequence MSSTVEQAVSELSVPVPWGEIRGKVWGPDHGYPVLCLHGWLDNCGTFKTLIPLLPKECRYVAVDLAGHGLSSHLPLGVLYGVTTHMVHVRRIVEGLQWKKFSIMGHSMGGNVAGMVTKIHLMQLITVFTQYTGTIFLLFLAWYHIWSKLCFLQFSALYPEMVDAVILLDSFGFISTDSKNLSKVMRQGMDEMLHHEKKTEEKKRVYTYEKAVERLSAANPTLSEQSVRILLERGLVQVEGGFVFSRDLRLNFKNIPCISPEQSLEMQSKIQASVLVVLGDKGFAATFPESNQQLPSSKLLKAYRDRNHTVVTVSGDHHVHLNDPEAVAPLVSDFLRNKVLSQQLLA; translated from the exons ATGTCATCTACAGTAGAACAAGCAG TTTCAGAGCTGTCTGTCCCGGTGCCATGGGGAGAGATCAGAGGGAAAGTCTGGGGTCCTGATCACGGTTATCCTGTTCTGTGTCTGCACGGCTGGCTTGACAACTGCGGCACATTCAAGACCCTCATTCCCCTGCTACCTAAAG AGTGCAGATATGTCGCGGTGGACCTGGCAGGTCATGGTTTGTCCTCCCATCTTCCTCTTGGAGTTCTCTATGGAGTTACTACACACATGGTGCACGTGCGCAGAATCGTTGAGG GTCTTCAGTGGAAAAAATTCTCCATCATGGGCCACAGTATGG GTGGCAACGTCGCTGGAATGGTAACTAAGATTCATCTCATGCAGCTTATCACTGTTTTCACACAATATACAGGGACAATTTTCCTGCTTTTCCTTGCTTGGTATCATATATGGTCCAAATTGTGTTTCCTACAGTTCAGTGCACTGTATCCTGAGATGGTTGACGCTGTCATACTGCTGGACTCTTTTGGATTCATATCTACGGATTCA AAAAACCTTTCCAAAGTGATGAGGCAGGGGATGGATGAGATGCTacaccatgaaaaaaagacagaagagaagaaaagagttTACACTTATGAAAAGGCAGTCGAGAG gttgTCGGCTGCAAACCCCACTCTGTCTGAACAGTCAGTGCGCATCCTTTTAGAGCGAGGTCTAGTTCAAGTTGAAGGAG GATTTGTGTTCTCCAGAGACCTCAGACTTAATTTT aaaaatataCCGTGCATCAGTCCGGAGCAGAGTCTGGAGATGCAGTCAAAGATTCAGGCCTCTGTTCTTGTTGTTCT agGAGACAAAGGCTTTGCTGCAACATTTCCAGAATCAAACCAGCAGCTTCCTTCCTCCAAACTTCTCAAAGCATATCGTGACagaaat CACACGGTGGTGACGGTATCAGGCGATCATCACGTCCATCTGAATGATCCAGAAGCTGTCGCTCCACTTGTGTCTGACTTTCTGCGGAACAAAGtgctctcacagcagctgctagcatag
- the LOC125885461 gene encoding serine hydrolase-like protein isoform X6 produces the protein MSSTVEQAVSELSVPVPWGEIRGKVWGPDHGYPVLCLHGWLDNCGTFKTLIPLLPKGLQWKKFSIMGHSMGGNVAGMFSALYPEMVDAVILLDSFGFISTDSKNLSKVMRQGMDEMLHHEKKTEEKKRVYTYEKAVERLSAANPTLSEQSVRILLERGLVQVEGGFVFSRDLRLNFKNIPCISPEQSLEMQSKIQASVLVVLGDKGFAATFPESNQQLPSSKLLKAYRDRNHTVVTVSGDHHVHLNDPEAVAPLVSDFLRNKVLSQQLLA, from the exons ATGTCATCTACAGTAGAACAAGCAG TTTCAGAGCTGTCTGTCCCGGTGCCATGGGGAGAGATCAGAGGGAAAGTCTGGGGTCCTGATCACGGTTATCCTGTTCTGTGTCTGCACGGCTGGCTTGACAACTGCGGCACATTCAAGACCCTCATTCCCCTGCTACCTAAAG GTCTTCAGTGGAAAAAATTCTCCATCATGGGCCACAGTATGG GTGGCAACGTCGCTGGAATG TTCAGTGCACTGTATCCTGAGATGGTTGACGCTGTCATACTGCTGGACTCTTTTGGATTCATATCTACGGATTCA AAAAACCTTTCCAAAGTGATGAGGCAGGGGATGGATGAGATGCTacaccatgaaaaaaagacagaagagaagaaaagagttTACACTTATGAAAAGGCAGTCGAGAG gttgTCGGCTGCAAACCCCACTCTGTCTGAACAGTCAGTGCGCATCCTTTTAGAGCGAGGTCTAGTTCAAGTTGAAGGAG GATTTGTGTTCTCCAGAGACCTCAGACTTAATTTT aaaaatataCCGTGCATCAGTCCGGAGCAGAGTCTGGAGATGCAGTCAAAGATTCAGGCCTCTGTTCTTGTTGTTCT agGAGACAAAGGCTTTGCTGCAACATTTCCAGAATCAAACCAGCAGCTTCCTTCCTCCAAACTTCTCAAAGCATATCGTGACagaaat CACACGGTGGTGACGGTATCAGGCGATCATCACGTCCATCTGAATGATCCAGAAGCTGTCGCTCCACTTGTGTCTGACTTTCTGCGGAACAAAGtgctctcacagcagctgctagcatag
- the LOC125885461 gene encoding serine hydrolase-like protein isoform X4, with translation MSSTVEQAVSELSVPVPWGEIRGKVWGPDHGYPVLCLHGWLDNCGTFKTLIPLLPKECRYVAVDLAGHGLSSHLPLGVLYGVTTHMVHVRRIVEGLQWKKFSIMGHSMGGNVAGMFSALYPEMVDAVILLDSFGFISTDSKNLSKVMRQGMDEMLHHEKKTEEKKRVYTYEKAVERLSAANPTLSEQSVRILLERGLVQVEGGFVFSRDLRLNFKNIPCISPEQSLEMQSKIQASVLVVLGDKGFAATFPESNQQLPSSKLLKAYRDRNHTVVTVSGDHHVHLNDPEAVAPLVSDFLRNKVLSQQLLA, from the exons ATGTCATCTACAGTAGAACAAGCAG TTTCAGAGCTGTCTGTCCCGGTGCCATGGGGAGAGATCAGAGGGAAAGTCTGGGGTCCTGATCACGGTTATCCTGTTCTGTGTCTGCACGGCTGGCTTGACAACTGCGGCACATTCAAGACCCTCATTCCCCTGCTACCTAAAG AGTGCAGATATGTCGCGGTGGACCTGGCAGGTCATGGTTTGTCCTCCCATCTTCCTCTTGGAGTTCTCTATGGAGTTACTACACACATGGTGCACGTGCGCAGAATCGTTGAGG GTCTTCAGTGGAAAAAATTCTCCATCATGGGCCACAGTATGG GTGGCAACGTCGCTGGAATG TTCAGTGCACTGTATCCTGAGATGGTTGACGCTGTCATACTGCTGGACTCTTTTGGATTCATATCTACGGATTCA AAAAACCTTTCCAAAGTGATGAGGCAGGGGATGGATGAGATGCTacaccatgaaaaaaagacagaagagaagaaaagagttTACACTTATGAAAAGGCAGTCGAGAG gttgTCGGCTGCAAACCCCACTCTGTCTGAACAGTCAGTGCGCATCCTTTTAGAGCGAGGTCTAGTTCAAGTTGAAGGAG GATTTGTGTTCTCCAGAGACCTCAGACTTAATTTT aaaaatataCCGTGCATCAGTCCGGAGCAGAGTCTGGAGATGCAGTCAAAGATTCAGGCCTCTGTTCTTGTTGTTCT agGAGACAAAGGCTTTGCTGCAACATTTCCAGAATCAAACCAGCAGCTTCCTTCCTCCAAACTTCTCAAAGCATATCGTGACagaaat CACACGGTGGTGACGGTATCAGGCGATCATCACGTCCATCTGAATGATCCAGAAGCTGTCGCTCCACTTGTGTCTGACTTTCTGCGGAACAAAGtgctctcacagcagctgctagcatag
- the LOC125885461 gene encoding serine hydrolase-like protein isoform X5, with product MSSTVEQAVSELSVPVPWGEIRGKVWGPDHGYPVLCLHGWLDNCGTFKTLIPLLPKGLQWKKFSIMGHSMGGNVAGMVTKIHLMQLITVFTQYTGTIFLLFLAWYHIWSKLCFLQFSALYPEMVDAVILLDSFGFISTDSKNLSKVMRQGMDEMLHHEKKTEEKKRVYTYEKAVERLSAANPTLSEQSVRILLERGLVQVEGGFVFSRDLRLNFKNIPCISPEQSLEMQSKIQASVLVVLGDKGFAATFPESNQQLPSSKLLKAYRDRNHTVVTVSGDHHVHLNDPEAVAPLVSDFLRNKVLSQQLLA from the exons ATGTCATCTACAGTAGAACAAGCAG TTTCAGAGCTGTCTGTCCCGGTGCCATGGGGAGAGATCAGAGGGAAAGTCTGGGGTCCTGATCACGGTTATCCTGTTCTGTGTCTGCACGGCTGGCTTGACAACTGCGGCACATTCAAGACCCTCATTCCCCTGCTACCTAAAG GTCTTCAGTGGAAAAAATTCTCCATCATGGGCCACAGTATGG GTGGCAACGTCGCTGGAATGGTAACTAAGATTCATCTCATGCAGCTTATCACTGTTTTCACACAATATACAGGGACAATTTTCCTGCTTTTCCTTGCTTGGTATCATATATGGTCCAAATTGTGTTTCCTACAGTTCAGTGCACTGTATCCTGAGATGGTTGACGCTGTCATACTGCTGGACTCTTTTGGATTCATATCTACGGATTCA AAAAACCTTTCCAAAGTGATGAGGCAGGGGATGGATGAGATGCTacaccatgaaaaaaagacagaagagaagaaaagagttTACACTTATGAAAAGGCAGTCGAGAG gttgTCGGCTGCAAACCCCACTCTGTCTGAACAGTCAGTGCGCATCCTTTTAGAGCGAGGTCTAGTTCAAGTTGAAGGAG GATTTGTGTTCTCCAGAGACCTCAGACTTAATTTT aaaaatataCCGTGCATCAGTCCGGAGCAGAGTCTGGAGATGCAGTCAAAGATTCAGGCCTCTGTTCTTGTTGTTCT agGAGACAAAGGCTTTGCTGCAACATTTCCAGAATCAAACCAGCAGCTTCCTTCCTCCAAACTTCTCAAAGCATATCGTGACagaaat CACACGGTGGTGACGGTATCAGGCGATCATCACGTCCATCTGAATGATCCAGAAGCTGTCGCTCCACTTGTGTCTGACTTTCTGCGGAACAAAGtgctctcacagcagctgctagcatag